In Chaetodon trifascialis isolate fChaTrf1 chromosome 23, fChaTrf1.hap1, whole genome shotgun sequence, the following proteins share a genomic window:
- the LOC139351786 gene encoding ciliated left-right organizer metallopeptidase, giving the protein MVLPPSQRLWVGMLVVMVVVTEFPRALQKCIFDDVQDQIRVVRAAPIHPDEPRLGARAGQQDSRPGWRASPLRGLSVRERTSLREVAPPTPVSPQPIRIRSWIPRESNNLSEVEKERLEAAVDEAVRMVSSLLSVNRVQGPLLLSRDINKYCKFLWRNSSTANYNRCGRANNNYRSETCLDVTISDDHLAGCDIYPEADSPRRTELRPGGAGVPDTDFLLYVHVQATDKCRAEPNVLAYAVHCQTDRGGRPVAGVVVICRDRLTAATYRHRATAQTVIHELFHTLGFSKHLFHTWTDCSSTSPGRGGCSPRGKVTHPDGSGQMRIYTPSVISALQTHLASAHPELGGPLENLDVPPGRASSHWESRVLQGSIMAAVLGDSTTVRIDPATLAAFQDTGWYSVNLSRAQGLVWGDAEGAMFGSLSTCKNKSSSFFCTGSGVGCHYLHLHKGECQTDQYLEGCGVYKPLKNGSECWKNENGRKSAEEDWSGEIFGFDSRCFFSSLTRQNHSEFLLFNSSVEGRCYRHRCAGPNRYQIQVSGSEWVDCPAGGTTQITGYQGLVSCPDRRLCLYADVAPSSDDVSTFPASITSDPYEALNSAQNWTWLLLTSSDLTVTTAFSIAAAAAAAACLLAAVVVSYRKCCPCRVRIHPGPGDHSDV; this is encoded by the exons ATGGTTTTACCTCCATCCCAGAGACTCTGGGTGGGGATGCTGGTGGTAATGGTGGTGGTGACGGAGTTCCCCAGAGCCCTGCAGAAGTGCATCTTTGATGATGTTCAGGACCAGATCAGGGTGGTCCGAGCTGCACCCATCCACCCAGACGAGCCCAGGCTCGGAGCCCGGGCCGGGCAGCAAGACAGTCGTCCAGGATGGAGGGCATCGCCTCTGCGTGGCCTGTCAGTGAGGGAGAGGACAAGCCTGAGAGAGGTAGCACCGCCCACTCCTGTCTCTCCCCAGCCAATCAGGATCCGGAGCTGGATTCCGAGGGAGAGCAACAACCTATCAGAGGTTGAGAAGGAGAGGCTGGAGGCAGCTGTGGACGAGGCTGTGAGGATGGTGTCTTCTTTACTGTCAG TGAACAGAGTGCAGGGTCCATTGTTGCTCAGCAGAGACATCAACAAGTACTGCAAGTTTCTCTGGAGGAATTCGAGCACTGCCAACTACAACAG GTGTGGTCGTGCCAACAACAACTACAGATCTGAGACCTGTCTGGATGTGACA ATCTCAGATGATCACCTGGCTGGATGTGATATTTATCCCGAGGCTGATTCACCTCGCAGGACTGAGCTCCGTCCTGGAGGTGCCGGTGTCCCCGACACCGACTTCCTGCTGTACGTCCACGTACAGGCCACTGACAAGTGCAGAGCGGAG CCGAACGTGTTGGCCTACGCTGTCCACTGCCAGACGGACAGGGGTGGACGACCTGTGGCCGGGGTGGTGGTCATCTGCAGGGACAGGCTGACAGCTGCCACATACAGACACCGCGCTACTGCACAG ACTGTGATCCATGAGCTGTTTCACACACTTGGTTTCTCTAAACATCTCTTCCACACCTGGACGGACTGCTCCTCCACTTCTCCAG GGAGAGGTGGCTGTTCTCCTCGAGGAAAAGTGACTCACCCTGATGGATCAGGCCAGATGAGGATTTACACCCCGTCCGTCATCTCAGCCCTGCAGACGCACCTTGCATCTGCTCACCCTGAGCTAGGAGGACCGCTGGAGAACCTG GATGTGCCTCCAGGGAGAGCGTCCTCTCACTGGGAGTCCCGGGTCCTGCAGGGCTCCATCATGGCGGCGGTGCTGGGGGACTCGACCACGGTCCGGATTGACCCGGCCACCCTGGCTGCATTCCAGGATACGGGCTGGTACAGTGTCAACCTGAGCCGGGCGCAGGGTCTCGTCTGGGGGGATG CAGAAGGAGCCATGTTTGGTTCTCTGTCAACCTGTAAGAACAAGTCCTCGTCCTTTTTCTGCACCGGCAG TGGAGTCGGGTGTCATTATCTTCACCTCCACAAGGGGGAGTGCCAGACTGACCAATACCTGGAGGGATGTGGCGTGTATAAACCTCTCAAAAACGGA agtgaatgttggaaaaatgaaaatggcagGAAGTCAGCTGAAGAGGACTGGAGCGGTGAGATCTTTGGCTTTGACAGCCGCTGCTTCTTCTCCAGCCTGAccagacag AACCACAGTGAGTTTCTTTTGTTCAACAGCTCTGTGGAGGGACGTTGTTACAGACACAGATGTGCTGGGCCGAACAGGTATCAGATCCAGGTGTCTGGCTCTGAATGGGTGGACTGTCCAGCGGGGGGCACCACTCAG ATAACAGGATACCAGGGTTTAGTTTCCTGCCCTGACAGGAGGTTATGTCTGTACGCTGATGTTGCTCCCTCCTCAGATGATGTCAGTACATTTCCTGCTTCTATCACAAG tgaTCCATATGAGGCTTTGAATTCAGCCCAGAATTGGACCTGGCTGCTCCTCACATCTTCAGACCTCACTGTGACCACAGCCTTCAgcatcgctgctgctgctgctgctgctgcatgcctCCTGGCTGCAGTCGTGGTGTCTTACAGGAAATGTTGCCCCTGCAGGGTCAGGATCCACCCGGGTCCAGGGGATCACAGTGATGTGTAG